A portion of the Cellulophaga algicola DSM 14237 genome contains these proteins:
- the tssD gene encoding type VI secretion system tube protein TssD, whose translation MAFLAKLFINGEQRNVLNGTYVYHQLLDARGKPKAKVEGGQLNFVVESTGDDALFHLWMLDDYQMYDGYIRFFKRDGLSKLFDFEFANCYCVGLREQFSATGHDPLKMELTITPGIQRVRDVIFEKVWNPSNPFAEAPVVKEDLEPKILSCRYTDTEGDVVEELYEDTLILEVRTENCIGKLVDIDLSDDDYDFKYNGVHLDNDILEDLLITSNLQKVELEIFEEED comes from the coding sequence ATGGCTTTTCTAGCAAAACTCTTTATCAACGGAGAACAACGTAATGTTCTCAATGGCACTTATGTATACCATCAACTTCTTGATGCTAGGGGAAAGCCTAAAGCAAAGGTAGAAGGCGGACAATTAAACTTTGTGGTAGAATCTACCGGAGATGATGCTTTGTTTCATTTATGGATGTTAGATGATTACCAAATGTATGATGGGTATATCCGTTTCTTTAAAAGAGATGGGTTGAGTAAATTGTTTGATTTTGAATTCGCCAATTGCTATTGTGTAGGATTGCGAGAGCAATTTAGCGCTACGGGTCACGATCCGCTTAAAATGGAACTCACCATTACTCCAGGCATACAACGTGTGCGCGATGTAATTTTTGAGAAAGTCTGGAACCCTAGTAATCCTTTTGCGGAGGCTCCGGTTGTTAAAGAAGATTTAGAACCAAAAATTTTATCTTGTAGGTATACTGACACAGAAGGTGATGTAGTAGAAGAACTATATGAAGACACGCTAATTTTAGAGGTAAGAACAGAAAATTGCATAGGTAAACTAGTAGATATAGATTTATCTGATGATGATTATGACTTTAAGTATAATGGAGTACATCTGGATAATGATATTTTAGAAGATCTATTGATTACATCAAACCTCCAAAAAGTAGAATTAGAAATTTTCGAAGAAGAAGATTAA
- a CDS encoding endonuclease/exonuclease/phosphatase family protein yields MMKLVNFLLTIFCFSAMGYGQVTSIMSYNIRLDVASDGENAWPLRKDFVIDQLKFYSPDIFGIQEGTPQQTAYLAAQLKDYKFIGVGRDGGDKGEYSAIFYNSSQFTVAEENTFWLSETPTEVSMGWDAACNRVCTYGLFTNKDTKEKFWVFNTHLDHKGARARAQGVQLILNKIKEVNTKDYPVVLTGDFNLEPTDEVIATVKNVLIDAKEVAHLTFGPEGTFNAFKFTTAVKRRIDYIFIAPNQVNVTKYAVLSDSKDLKYPSDHLPVYIEFEIKRR; encoded by the coding sequence ATGATGAAACTAGTAAATTTTTTACTTACCATTTTTTGCTTTTCTGCTATGGGTTACGGACAAGTGACTTCTATCATGAGTTATAATATCCGTTTAGATGTAGCCTCAGATGGAGAAAACGCATGGCCCTTGCGAAAGGATTTTGTTATAGATCAGTTAAAATTTTACAGTCCAGATATTTTTGGTATTCAAGAAGGTACACCGCAGCAGACAGCTTACTTAGCAGCACAATTAAAAGACTATAAATTTATAGGCGTAGGAAGAGATGGGGGAGATAAAGGAGAATACTCTGCTATTTTTTATAATTCATCGCAATTTACGGTAGCAGAAGAAAATACTTTTTGGCTTTCAGAAACCCCCACAGAAGTTTCTATGGGTTGGGATGCTGCTTGTAATAGAGTGTGTACGTACGGTTTGTTTACCAACAAGGATACAAAAGAAAAGTTTTGGGTATTTAATACGCACTTAGACCATAAAGGGGCTAGAGCTAGAGCCCAAGGGGTGCAGTTAATTTTGAATAAAATAAAGGAAGTAAACACAAAAGACTATCCTGTAGTCTTAACAGGAGATTTTAATCTAGAACCCACAGATGAAGTTATAGCGACAGTAAAAAATGTGTTGATCGATGCTAAGGAAGTGGCGCACTTGACTTTTGGACCGGAAGGTACCTTTAATGCGTTTAAGTTCACGACCGCTGTAAAAAGAAGGATAGACTATATATTTATCGCCCCAAATCAGGTTAACGTTACTAAATACGCGGTGTTGAGCGATTCTAAAGACTTAAAGTATCCTTCAGATCATTTACCGGTGTATATAGAATTTGAAATTAAAAGAAGGTAA
- a CDS encoding response regulator, whose translation MDVLFIEDDTIETMKLQRTVSKLQLKHNIIEAKNGEQALDILKSSSKLPDIILLDLNMPRMSGIEFLEIIKADPKYKYLPTIILTTSENRADLLECYRIGVAGYVIKPLKYEDYETKLKTVFEYWQTNELVKA comes from the coding sequence ATGGACGTATTATTTATTGAAGACGACACGATTGAAACAATGAAACTACAAAGAACAGTTTCTAAACTACAATTAAAACATAATATAATTGAGGCTAAGAATGGCGAACAAGCTTTAGATATTTTAAAATCAAGCTCAAAACTACCAGATATTATTCTGTTAGATTTGAATATGCCAAGAATGAGCGGAATTGAATTTCTTGAAATTATAAAAGCAGACCCAAAATACAAGTACTTACCTACTATTATATTAACCACATCTGAAAATAGAGCAGATTTATTAGAATGTTACAGAATAGGGGTGGCTGGTTATGTTATAAAACCTTTAAAATATGAAGATTACGAAACAAAATTAAAAACTGTTTTTGAGTACTGGCAAACGAATGAGCTTGTTAAGGCATAA
- a CDS encoding heme NO-binding domain-containing protein, whose translation MKGVVFTEFLEMVELKFGLEVVDTIIENSNLPSEGIYTSVGTYSFNEMVSLITSLSDEVKAPMGDLIYAFGLYLFNGLGSAHPEVIENYTNPISLLYAIEDHIHVHVKKLYPEAELPTFKILDKTENSITMVYCSSRGLYRLAHGLIEKTFEHFNGTATITYELLKEDGTEVKFDIIQNG comes from the coding sequence ATGAAAGGTGTTGTCTTTACAGAATTTTTAGAAATGGTAGAATTAAAGTTCGGCTTAGAAGTCGTTGACACCATTATAGAAAATTCTAACTTACCCTCAGAAGGTATTTATACGTCTGTAGGTACCTATAGTTTTAATGAAATGGTAAGCTTAATTACCAGTCTTAGTGACGAAGTTAAGGCCCCCATGGGCGATCTTATTTATGCCTTTGGACTCTACCTCTTTAATGGACTAGGGAGTGCACATCCAGAAGTTATTGAAAACTACACCAACCCTATTAGCCTTCTTTATGCTATTGAAGATCATATTCATGTGCATGTAAAAAAACTATATCCAGAAGCAGAACTTCCTACTTTTAAAATTCTGGATAAAACAGAAAACTCAATTACCATGGTTTATTGCTCCTCCCGAGGGTTATACCGATTAGCACATGGTTTAATTGAAAAAACATTTGAACATTTTAATGGTACAGCAACAATAACCTACGAGCTATTGAAAGAAGACGGTACTGAAGTGAAATTTGATATTATCCAAAATGGATAA
- a CDS encoding sodium:solute symporter produces MNPYYVLGIIAIYFIILMVISHFTSKNGSDESYFTGDRQSPWFLVAFGMVGAGLSGVTFVSLPGMVGNNNFYFYQFILGNVVGYLFITFVLIPLYFKLQLVSIYGYLKERFGVNSYKTGSLFFLISQSFGAALRLLLASKILQFALFDALNVPFFITVIIILLLVWLYTNKSGIKTIVWTDTLQTTFLILGAVISIYAITTSLNLNFSTAITAVTEHTYFDIFNWDGASGNNFYKQFIAGILVAIAMIGLDQNMMQKTLTCKNQWDAQKNTLTYSLILAATQFLFLGLGVLLYIYAEKNGISLPVNDKGELIHTDTLFPNLALNHLGAFAAIFFLLGIIAASFSSVDSSLTALTTSFTYDFLDISEKSGKQRKSLKNKVLLGFSVIIFTIIMLFANSKGDVISLIFKVAGYTYGPLLGLFLLGMFTKITLKDKWVPVVCLLAPFVTYGLSEVLIAKFKFDFGFVNIAVNAGLTILGLLLLRKK; encoded by the coding sequence TTGAATCCATACTACGTTTTAGGCATCATTGCTATTTACTTTATTATTTTAATGGTTATTTCTCATTTTACCTCTAAAAATGGTAGTGATGAGTCTTATTTTACGGGAGACCGTCAATCGCCTTGGTTTTTAGTTGCCTTTGGTATGGTAGGAGCAGGGCTCTCTGGAGTCACCTTTGTATCACTCCCAGGAATGGTGGGGAATAATAATTTCTATTTCTATCAATTTATATTAGGGAATGTAGTAGGGTATTTATTTATCACATTTGTATTAATTCCACTTTACTTTAAACTCCAATTGGTTTCTATTTATGGGTATTTAAAAGAGCGGTTTGGCGTAAATTCCTATAAAACAGGCTCTCTATTTTTTTTAATATCACAATCGTTTGGGGCAGCCTTAAGGTTATTATTAGCTTCTAAAATATTGCAGTTTGCTCTTTTTGATGCCTTGAATGTCCCATTTTTTATCACCGTTATTATCATTCTTTTATTGGTGTGGTTGTACACCAATAAGTCTGGAATAAAGACGATTGTTTGGACAGATACCTTACAAACCACCTTTTTAATTTTAGGAGCAGTCATATCAATCTATGCAATTACCACTTCCTTAAATTTAAATTTTAGTACTGCTATTACTGCAGTTACGGAGCATACCTATTTTGATATTTTTAATTGGGATGGCGCTTCTGGAAACAATTTCTACAAGCAGTTTATTGCAGGTATTTTAGTAGCTATTGCTATGATAGGTTTAGACCAGAATATGATGCAAAAAACCTTAACCTGTAAAAATCAATGGGATGCTCAGAAGAACACACTTACCTATAGTCTAATATTGGCAGCAACGCAGTTTCTATTTTTAGGGCTTGGCGTTTTGTTATACATCTATGCCGAGAAAAACGGAATTTCACTTCCTGTAAATGATAAAGGAGAATTAATTCATACAGATACGCTATTCCCTAATTTAGCATTAAATCATTTAGGAGCTTTTGCAGCCATATTTTTCTTATTAGGGATTATAGCAGCCTCTTTCTCTAGTGTAGATTCTTCCTTAACAGCCCTAACGACTTCTTTTACCTATGATTTTTTAGATATTTCAGAAAAGTCTGGGAAACAACGAAAAAGTTTAAAGAATAAAGTGTTACTAGGTTTTTCTGTTATCATATTTACCATCATTATGCTTTTCGCAAATAGCAAAGGCGATGTAATATCTCTAATCTTTAAAGTTGCAGGGTATACTTACGGACCGTTGTTAGGTTTATTTCTGTTAGGAATGTTTACTAAAATTACACTTAAAGATAAATGGGTTCCTGTTGTTTGTCTTTTGGCACCTTTTGTAACCTACGGGTTGAGTGAAGTATTAATAGCAAAATTTAAGTTCGATTTTGGTTTTGTGAACATCGCCGTAAATGCAGGTTTAACCATTTTAGGCTTGTTGCTTTTGCGAAAAAAGTAA